GACTTATACCCTATTTGCTGAAAAAAATGGTTTAATTATGAGTATGACTGAAAAATATGATCCATATGAAAATGCTATCGCTGAAAGAATTAATAGAACTTTAAAATATGAATATGGTTTGAAACTAACAATTAAAAACACTATTTTAGCAAAGAAAATTACAAAAAGTGCTATTAATATTTATAACAACCTTCGTCCACATTTAAGTCTCGATTTAAATACTCCTAAGAAGGTTCATATAAATCAAAATATCGAATATAAATCATATCGAAGAAATAAAAAAAATCTGGAATTATTAACCTTATAAATTCAAAAAAAAGGTCAACCTATTTCAGGACAATACATAGGTAGAAATTAATTAAAGCGGAGTTTTAAGCAGAAACGTGAAAAAAGGAAGAAGTTAACGCTGAAAATAAAGCGTGAATAAATAGGCGGAAATTAATTAAAGTGGAGTTTTAAGTAGAAACGTAAAAAAAGAAAGAGAAATAAAACGGAAAAATTGAAAATTAAGAAATGAGAAATTTAGTTAGAAAATCACTATTTGCAACAACATATATAATTTATTGCTAGTGCTTATCTACTTACGAAAATCCTTAGGCGATTTTCTATTCCGTTTTTATTTAATATATTTAGAACTTGAAACACGCAACAAACCATATATAAAACCGTTGGGTTTCATTAGCGGAATGTAAAATCCTGAAATAGGTTGACTAAAATTTAAACACTTTTAGTTAAACTATGGACACAAAGACAAAACTACCCTGCCGAAAAAAGAACTACAATAAAGTAGGTTTTGAACTCAAATTATTCATCATTGACCAAATTCATAATGGACGTATTTCTGTTAATTACGCCGCTAAAAAATACGATATTTCTAGAGCTACAATTCAGTACTGGATCAAAAAATATAGTACTTTTGAACAAAAAAAATTAAGCGTGAGTAAACAAGATGAAATCAAAAAACTCAAAGAGAAAATTGAAGAACTAGAATTTGTAAAAGATTTTCAACAAGATATTATCGCTGATATGGAAATCATTACTGGTGTCGATATGTCAAAAAAGTCATTGCCCAAAACATTAGCAGAAGAGATTCAAAAAAAGAAGCAAAACCGTTTAAAAGAAAATGGTTAATTCAATGTTTTGGGATTAGTAAACAGGCCTTTTACAAACGATTAAAATCTTATCAAATAAAGCAAAATAACGAACTTATATTAACACAATTAGTCAAACAATGTCGTGATAGAATTGGTCAGAAATTAGGGGCTAAAAAACTATATCATCAATTAAAAATTGATATCGATAAAAAAGGAATAAAAATAGGGCGAGACAAGTTCTATAATTTCTTAAGAAGCCATAGATTACTAGTACCTAGAACAAAAAACTATCATATTACAACGAATTCTAAACATCATTTTTATAAGTATAAAAACCTTGTATCAAACAAAATCCCGACAAGAGCGGAACAACTTTGGGTAACAGATATTACCTATATAAAAACAGAAAAAGGTCATAATTATTTAGCTTTAGTAACAGATGCATATTCTAAGAAAATAATGGGGTATAAATTAGACACACATATGAGAACATCGCTTTGTATAGATGCACTCAAAATGGCTATCAAAAATCGAAAATATCCGAATGAAAAACTAATTCATCATTCAGATAGAGGACTACAATATTGCAATCCGACTTATACCCTATTTGCTGAAAAAAATGGTTTAATTATGAGTATGACTGAAAAATATGATCCATATGAAAATGCTATCGCTGAAAGAATTAATAGAACTTTAAAATATGAATATGGTTTGAAACTAACAATTAAAAACACTATTTTAGCAAAGAAAATTACAAAAAGTGCTATTAATATTTATAACAACCTTCGTCCACATTTAAGTCTCGATTTAAATACTCCTAAGAAGGTTCATATAAATCAAAATATCGAATATAAATCATATCGAAGAAATAAAAAAAATCTGGAATTATTAACCTTATAAATTCAAAAAAAAAGGTCAACCTATTTCAGGACAATACAGAAATCGTTAAAATTTGAAAATTTAGTTTTTAAATAAAATTTAAAAATAGCAGAGAAAATATTTAGAAAAAGCTCCTGTAATTACCTCAGGAAATCACACAAAAAATCATTTTGAAAATTATAGTTTTTTAAGAATGTTTTTTACATTTTGAAAAATTCTAATTGAAAATTGTTGTGTGAAAATAGAAATATAAAATGAGAGAATTTTAAAATCAAATTTTACATTTTCTATATTTTGAAAAATTATAGTTCAAAACTGTTGTGTGAAAATAGAAACGTGAAATGAAAGAGTTTTAAAATCAAATTTTACATTTTCTACATTTTGAAAAATTTTAGAAAATATGAAAAATAGAAATTGAAGCTCAAAGCGTGAAAATTAAAACCGTAGAATTAAAAACTTTGAGAAAAATAATTACTGTAAAATATGAGAATTTAAAAAATAGGTAGAAAAAAAATACAAAAAATATAAAACGAAAACCCAACAGCGTGCATAGTTCATTGCTTGTTGATTTTCTTGCAGAAAATCCTCGCGCACGTTGAAGTTTTAATTTTTTAAACTATATTAGTGCTGTAATTCCGCAACGAAACCATGCACAAATACGTTGGGTTTCATTAGCGGAAATCGTTAAAATTTGAAAATTTAGTTTTTAAATAAAATTTAAAAATAGCAGAGAAAATATTTAGAAAAAGCTCCTGTAATTACCTCAGGAAATCACACAAAAAATCATTTTGAAAATTATAGTTTTTTAAGAATGTTTTTTACATTTTGAAAAATTCTAATTGAAAATTGTTGTGTGAAAATAGAAATATAAAATGAGAGAATTTTAAAATCAAATTTTACATTTTCTATATTTTGAAAAATTATAGTTCAAAACTGTTGTGTGAAAATAGAAACGTGAAATGAAAGAGTTTTAAAATCAAATTTTACATTTTCTACATTTTGAAAAATTTTAGAAAATATGAAAAATAGAAATTGAAGCTCAAAGCGTGAAAATTAAAACCGTAGAATTAAAAACTTTGAGAAAAATAATTACTGTAAAATATGAGAATTTAAAAAATAGGTAGAAAAAAAATACAAAAAATATAAAACGAAAACCCAACAGCGTGCATAGTTCATTGCTTGTTGATTTTCTTGCAGAAAATCCTCGCGCACGTTGAAGTTTTAGTTTTTTAAACTATATTAGTGCTGTAATTCCGCAACGAAACCATGCACAAATACGTTGGCATTAATTAAAAATGAGAGAACAACTAAGAATACCTGTTTTTGAGAAAGAATTTTTATTTAATATCAGAAATGAGTTGATAGTTAAAATAGATGAGCCTAACAATAAATGGATTGATACTGATTGGAGACCTGAAAATGATGGATGGGATCCTGATCTTAAAAGACATCTTTTAGGTTTACAATATGATTCAATTGCTGAAAACGAAGTTTTTAGACTATTAAAATTTCGTACTTGTCCTTATTGTAGAACAAGTATGGAAAAATTGGTGCTTCCGGAAAACTTAGGAATTGCATTTGTTTGTAAAAACTGCTTTTATTGGGGAGGTAGAGGTACAAGACCTGGAGGCCCTACAAACACGAGAGGTAACTTAGGTAGATTAAATTTTATTTCTAATCCTGATGATGTAAAATTAGAATTATTAATAAATCATTTACAACAAAATGTCGATAGATTATATAATTTAACTCCTAGACAAGCTGAAAAATTAATGCCGAGTGTTTTAAGTGATTATCTGAAATGCGAAGTTAAAGGTATCGGAGGAACTAAAGACGGAGGAATAGATGCATTAGCTATATTGGGAGAAAATGAAAAAATGATAATTCAAATAAAATGGAGAGAAAAAAAGAAAGGAGCTGAAGCTGTTTCTGTGGTTAGGGAAGTTGGAGGAACATTATTAGCACGAAAAATACCTAAAGGTTTAATTATTTCAACAAGAAAGAAATTTTCAAAAACAGCTATTGAAGAGGCTAATCTCATATCTCAACACGAAATAATTGAAATGGGTAAAATAGAACTTAAGCTTAATGATTTTAATGACTTGATTGATATGTTTAATATATCTTCAAAAATCAGAAATGAAAACTTAAATTCGGAGGAAATAATTCCTTATTATAATGATGGTTTTGAATTATTTGGTCGTTTATAAAAAACTAATGCCAACAATGTATATAAAAAACAGGGCTTTTGTGTTAACTCCAAAGTTCTGTGTTTATTTACAAAGTCCGCTAAATATAAAATTTGGCATTTAAACCAAAAATAAAAGCAAAATATTTATATTTAGCTAAGTTATAAACCGTAAAAGTAGTGCTTATCCTCTGCCCTACTTTTCATATACTGAACGTTGGCAGTAATTTTAAAAAAAACACGAAATCAATGAAAAAAATCGATTTACATATTCATACAATTTCTACTGTTAGCGATTATCATTTTGATTTTGACCTTTCAAAATTGAAAGAATATATTGAGAAACTTGAAATTGATTGTATCGCAATTACAAACCATAATACTTTTGATTTTAATCAATATAACACAATAAAAGACAATTTAGATATTATCGTATTTCCTGGAATAGAAATAGATTTAGAAAGAGGTCATTTACTTGTCATTTCTGACAACGATGATTTATCTGAAATTAATGATTTTTCAAAAAAATGCAAACGTGTAAATAATTTAATAGAGACAAAAGATGATTATATAACTTTAGATGAATTCAAAGACATTTTTCCTAATTTAGATAAATACTTAGTAATTCCTCATTATCATAAAAAACCTATAATTAAACCAAAGGTTATTGAACAAATTGAAACCTTAATAACTGCTGGAGAAGTTTCAAGTTATAAAAAATTCAAAACTTGTATAAAAGATAGTGAGAGTTTAGTACCTGTAATTTTCAGCGACTCACGTTATTTTTCAGAAATGAAAAACTTTTCAACTCAACAAACTTGGGTTGACCTTGAAGAAATAACTCTTTCAGGAATTAAATCCTGCTTGACTGACAAACAAAAAGTTTTTTTAACAAAGGAAGAAGGAAATGAGTTTTTCAGAGCGACAGCAGAAGGCTTAATGCTCTCAACTGGTTTAAATGTTATTTTAGGACAACGTTCTACAGGAAAAACTGTAACATTAAATAAAATTCATAATACACACGAAAATATTAAATACATCAAACAATTCTCTCTTCTTCAAGATGACGCTCAAAAATTTGAAGAATTATTATCAAGAAGACACAGTTCTGTTTCAGAAGATTATTTAAAAGAATTTAAGAAAGTTGTTGACTCTGTTAAAGATATTGACTTAAAACAAAACGAAGTTGAAATTGAAAATTATCTAAATTCACTTTTAAAATTTGCTTCAGATAATGAAAAAGCAGATGCTTATTCAAACACTAAGTTATTTAGTGAAAATCATTTTGGAGAAAAAGACTTATTAGGTCTAAAAAAATTAATTAATGCTACTGTAGCATTAAAAGAAAATACTGAATATAAAACAATAATTAATCGTCACTTAAATGCTAAATCTCTTGAATCATTAGAACTTGATTTAATGAAAGAGTATATTGAGATTGAAGAATCAAATCTAAAAAAGGATTGGGTTAACACTTTAATTACTAAAGTTAAAGATGAACTAAGATTTAGAACTTCCTCATCTATCCCAACTGATGTTGACTTCTACAGAACACTAATCGATAATGAAAAAATTAAAAAATTCATCACAATAGTTAATAATATCAAAAGTGAAAAAGAAATTGATAAAAAGGAAATTAGAGGTTTTAAAATTGTCGCTTCAACAAAAAGGTTTTCAAATGCTTCGCATTTGAAAAAGGTTTGTAGCAGACAAATTTCTTTAGTTCCTGCTTTTAATAAATATCATGAACCTTATTCTTATTTATTAGCTCTAAAAAAAGCAGAAATAGAAGATACAGAAATTTTTAAATACTTTGTAGATATCGAATACAAAACACTGAACAAACTTGGCTTTCCTGTTTCTGGTGGAGAAAGGTCTGAATTTAATCTTTTACACGAAATAAATGATGCATTAAAGCACAATATGCTTTTGATAGATGAACCAGAATCGTCTTTCGATAACATTTTCCTTAAAAATGAAGTTAATGAATTATTAAGAGATATTTCAAAATCAATTCCAGTAATAATTGTAACACACAATAGTACAGTTGGAGCTTCAATTAAACCTAATTTTATTGCTTGTACAAAAAGAGAAATAGTAAATGGAGAAATTGAATATAAAACTTTTTCAGGCTTTCCTGCTGACAAACAATTAAAATCTGTAGATGGAGAAACAATTGATAATTTTGAAATTATGTTGAATTGCTTAGAAGCAGGTCAAGACGAATACAATAGAAGAAGAAACCAAGCTTATGAAATACTTAAAAATTGAGAATAATAAAGGTCATTATCTATCACAATTAAATGAATGGACTGAAATTGACAAAATATCTAAAGAAGATTTAATGTATCTTTTAAATAATGCTATTACCGATGATTTTGAAATGGACGAATATTTAGAAGAAAGTATTGGTCACAAAGCTCATCAGATAGTTTATAAAAGTATACAAGAAAAATTTTCTGAATTACTTGGAAATAAAAATGTTTTCAAAGATGAGTGTGATTCTCTTTTTAAAACAGCAATAGAAAAATATGAAGTTACGGAAGAAGAATAACTACTGCCAACACCGTATATAATTTATTGCTGGCTTCTCGCCTACTTACGAAAGTCCTCGCGGACTTTCTTGGTCGGTAATTATTTACTAAATTAGTTGCTTAAACCACGCAACAAACCATATACAAAAACGTTGCA
The Tenacibaculum pacificus DNA segment above includes these coding regions:
- a CDS encoding transposase codes for the protein MDTKTKLPCRKKNYNKVGFELKLFIIDQIHNGRISVNYAAKKYDISRATIQYWIKKYSTFEQKKLSVSKQDEIKKLKEKIEELEFVKDFQQDIIADMEIITGVDMSKKSLPKTLAEEIQKKKQNRLKENG
- a CDS encoding IS3 family transposase, whose protein sequence is MSKQAFYKRLKSYQIKQNNELILTQLVKQCRDRIGQKLGAKKLYHQLKIDIDKKGIKIGRDKFYNFLRSHRLLVPRTKNYHITTNSKHHFYKYKNLVSNKIPTRAEQLWVTDITYIKTEKGHNYLALVTDAYSKKIMGYKLDTHMRTSLCIDALKMAIKNRKYPNEKLIHHSDRGLQYCNPTYTLFAEKNGLIMSMTEKYDPYENAIAERINRTLKYEYGLKLTIKNTILAKKITKSAINIYNNLRPHLSLDLNTPKKVHINQNIEYKSYRRNKKNLELLTL
- a CDS encoding restriction endonuclease, whose product is MREQLRIPVFEKEFLFNIRNELIVKIDEPNNKWIDTDWRPENDGWDPDLKRHLLGLQYDSIAENEVFRLLKFRTCPYCRTSMEKLVLPENLGIAFVCKNCFYWGGRGTRPGGPTNTRGNLGRLNFISNPDDVKLELLINHLQQNVDRLYNLTPRQAEKLMPSVLSDYLKCEVKGIGGTKDGGIDALAILGENEKMIIQIKWREKKKGAEAVSVVREVGGTLLARKIPKGLIISTRKKFSKTAIEEANLISQHEIIEMGKIELKLNDFNDLIDMFNISSKIRNENLNSEEIIPYYNDGFELFGRL
- a CDS encoding histidinol-phosphatase encodes the protein MKKIDLHIHTISTVSDYHFDFDLSKLKEYIEKLEIDCIAITNHNTFDFNQYNTIKDNLDIIVFPGIEIDLERGHLLVISDNDDLSEINDFSKKCKRVNNLIETKDDYITLDEFKDIFPNLDKYLVIPHYHKKPIIKPKVIEQIETLITAGEVSSYKKFKTCIKDSESLVPVIFSDSRYFSEMKNFSTQQTWVDLEEITLSGIKSCLTDKQKVFLTKEEGNEFFRATAEGLMLSTGLNVILGQRSTGKTVTLNKIHNTHENIKYIKQFSLLQDDAQKFEELLSRRHSSVSEDYLKEFKKVVDSVKDIDLKQNEVEIENYLNSLLKFASDNEKADAYSNTKLFSENHFGEKDLLGLKKLINATVALKENTEYKTIINRHLNAKSLESLELDLMKEYIEIEESNLKKDWVNTLITKVKDELRFRTSSSIPTDVDFYRTLIDNEKIKKFITIVNNIKSEKEIDKKEIRGFKIVASTKRFSNASHLKKVCSRQISLVPAFNKYHEPYSYLLALKKAEIEDTEIFKYFVDIEYKTLNKLGFPVSGGERSEFNLLHEINDALKHNMLLIDEPESSFDNIFLKNEVNELLRDISKSIPVIIVTHNSTVGASIKPNFIACTKREIVNGEIEYKTFSGFPADKQLKSVDGETIDNFEIMLNCLEAGQDEYNRRRNQAYEILKN